tgttgttcatttttgtggGTACTCTGTTCAGTATATACGCTGCTGCGTACACTGCTTCAGGCCAAAGGTGTCGGGGAAGATCGGtgtcattgatgagggctCTTGCAGTTCGTACAACCACTCCCCCAATCTTTCGGCGGGACCATTCATCTCTGGTAGGCCTGGTGGTGAGTGTTTCAATGGTACACCCTTCGGCCTCTATCATGGATTCCACTTCGTtgccagcacttctttcattgtcatagtgaaagaccctgatttcaatctttaaccagtttttcactagtgctatgaattttctgacggccatttgacactcgttcttctttgtgtgtgtgaacacaaagtggcatctaataccatcaagatagaagTGCGTTAACCAAATATGACCATTGTGTGCTGTTTGGTTTTGTACCAAGTCGAAGTGTACCCTTCCGAACACACCATATGCTTGGCCTATCTTCCTGCGAGAGATCTGCTTTGGCGCATCTGCCAATTGACAAGCTTCACAtacctgcttcttcttgccagggtTGCTTTCAATGGTGATGCCCTCAGTCATCTCTGCAAGCTTTTCGATACGCTCGGTCCCAACGTGACCAAGGCGTCTATGCCAGGTATGAATAGATCCTTCGGATCTTGGTTCTTGAGCTGATTTCTTCGTGGCGAGGATCAAGTTTTCAGGTGACAACTTAGGGTATTGAAAACCCTTTGGCTGTGTTAGCCAAGTCAACTTCTGGTCCTGGTACACTTGGTATACCTGTCTCCCTTCAGTGGTTTCAATGCAGTTGCTCCTGAAATTAACGAGCAAGCTGgctttcatcatcaatccatggGATATCAGATTACTGTGGAAGTTCGGAGAGTATCTTGTGTTATACAACTCCATCCTCACTGGGTTCTTTGTGACCGGGCTAACACCATAGATGACTATAGTGCCGATTCCTTTGACACTTGTTTCTGTACCTACCTTCACTACGCTCTGGGCGTCCTCGAAAGTCACAAATAACCTTCGGTCATTGCACACATGAACCTGTGCGCCGGTGTCGACTACCCACCTTTTTTCGGTTGGTATCTCACTGATTTTGGTGGGTATGGCCGGGGTGgtgaaaaaaccaaaagcttctcctccaagcgtaacatttgcttgttcggtgggtttcttgctctggctcatttctgttctctccttttcaacaagagCTTTCCAGGTAGGGTTCGCTTTCATAgctttctcccatttctgtcttgctgacgctactggtttgtagttctttggtcgtatgtcttcaaagatttcccagcatttccatggttggtgttttttgaaACCCCTTCCGCAAGGGCATGCTCTGTCTCCTAGGGgtgtctcttcttgctttgtttcattgggcttcacttcttcatgaccttgCCATGTTGCAAAGACTGCTTTTGAGATCCCCCTTTGGCTAGCTTGCTTGCCGTATGTGATCTTCCAATGAGCTTTATACCGAttaagaagctcagtgaattCGATGTCACCCTTGTCTTGCAATCTCAAGACCCATGTCTCATGAAAGTTAGGTGACATGACGGAGATTgcatcaagaaattggttCTTAACATCGTTTGCTTCTGGCATTTTGGCTCGCTTGCACCACTTTTGCATTGTCTCCCAACTGGTAAGCCACTTGTCGATATCGGTTTTCGATCTAGTCCTCGGTCTAGTTGGCGCCATTGCTGACGAAGCCCAGCGACGTACGTCGGATCGTTTTCTGGAGCGAATCTTTGAGACAAATTGTGAAGCAAATCCCATGGAGTTTCATACTCGACAATCATGGGTTGATATGTTGGGTGAACTGTGCTCCTAATCGCTGCGACTACCAATCCtaacccttttttcttttgggtatagatcgcattctttgcgacccattcgtcttgaagaagtctctTCACGTCGACCCAGTCATCTTTGTACTTTGCTCTTGCTTCGTCAATGGAGAGCACTTCGGCAGGTGGTGTCAACGGCAATGGTGCCGTTTCTTGGGATGGATCACACAACTCCCACACATTGTATATGGTTGCAATTGACTTTATGTAGGGTAGCCATGAATCCCACGTCGTTGTATCCTTTAGGATGACGCGGGTGGATACTCCCGCGGAGAGATGATCATCCATGTcttcgtcgttgttgttgatttatctccgtttctttacttcggtttcaggggttgcctcggtgatttgagatgaattctcttatgtgtaccgagggcgaggaggaaaaatgatcttttctttttaatggaacaaagccgggctcataactgaaagagattgtagaacacttgaaatggtatgaaaaaatactctgaatttcttctaaataatgacaaggtccgcgccttttaagcaatctgtgcggacaatgctgactaaacatcacatatagtttatctgtctcggcatgacgccattgaggcatttgttcatgtctcagggtggcaccacacatctcgacaccATGCTTTATGCAATTTCGACCCCCAGCTCGTtgcgggtcgggtttcgagcccGGACCTTGGGCCCAAAGttgggctttgcggaagtctaaaGGTTATACATACTATGAAGTGAGTCACATATAGCCTTTATAGATGCACCGCCCTGAGAGAGAGATATAATCTCATCTCTAAGGCTCAATATCAACTGCTGGTGGCATATTGAGGTGGTCCCAAGAAAGAAAGGTAAGTTTAGAATAGGCGGAATGTATTATGtttgttagagatactagagatctacgatgaatgtagatgtaactggaaatctcttgatgcgttgagagagagagaaactatctacatgctatgactgagactaagtactgggagcaaacagtggtggtcgcgtgaccttccaacaatgTTATAAACTACAAAAGGCGGAAACTCTAGCGGTGAATCTTACACATGTATTAATAAGCATTGTCAAATTTGGTTCAAAGCGGCTGCTGTAGGTGGGACTTCACCAGGCATCGGCTTACGAGCCCACACCCTTCTTCTGTGCTAGTGGTCAGTTTGGATGGCGGAGATAATGAGCGATGATATATCGGAACTTACGCTTTATGATACGCATGATAGTTTGGGTTCTTTAGTTCACTGCGTAGTTTAGCACAGTACACATGAACTTGCTCCTTAGTCCACGGCTCGGGATCACCAAATTTTGTCAGCAGCCACATGCACCACCCCTCCATACCAAACATCCAATGTTGGCAATTGACCATACCTGCCTCCTTGAATTTGTGGTCTCTGGCCCATGGCCCAATTGGCCATTTGTAAATTTTTTCGTGCACGTCCACGAACCCTGCGTTCTTGATGCTCTCCGACATGGTGAAGACGATATCGCAAGAGCGACCCGCGCGTTCACCGCACTTTTGTATAAGCGGGCCCCATGAGGACAAGGCACTATCGGCTGGGAGACTCTCATCGTCACTTGTGATAAAAGGGCCAGCCTCGATCTGTTCAATCCATCCACCAGGGGCCATTTTCCTGTTCTGCTGTCAGATTGGCAAAGTCACTTAGCTCCATTGATAACCTACTCAAAGCAGTGCTGGTAAACAATGTCCCACTCAGAAGAGTTAAATGATCCGATCATATTGCGCATATGAATTAGATCGAATTTTTTGCGCCATGTCCACTCTTGTAGCACATCATCGACCTCCATAATGCAATTGGGTGGCATCCAGGTGACtggagggggaaaaagatCAACTCCTCGGACGATAGCATTTGGGAACATATCAGCGACATCACTAAGACTGATTAGCATTTAGCCTTTTCAATGGCATAGGAACAGTCTACGTACATGGCCCAAGTGCCCTTTCCGGTTCCAATGTCGAGAACCTCTAGCGGGCGTTCTTGGTTTATCCCAACGGGTGACCGAAACAATGGATTGTCTCGATCCGAGTCCATGATGAGATCTACAAGATGTCTACCGTGATAGTCAGACGCGTATCCTAGACAAGGATTGGAAAATATACCCTGCTTCATAGGTTTCGAATTGTTGCTCATCGGATGGAACACTATAAAGAAATTAGTCTATTCTGAATGTGACATTTAAAAATTCAACAACATACCAATATTCTTTGGTCGAAAGCGACTGATATCTATAGGAAAATGAGGTTATTTTGAATATCATAAAGTGATCCAAATTTTCGAGCTCTTACCGCCTCCCATTGTCCATCAAACCACGATAGATGGAGGACCTTATCGAGGTAGTCTCCCTAATGATGCGTAAGGAACATGTGAAGAATGTTTGTACATGATATCATTCATCATTTGCAAACTCACGACTGCCAGTCATCAGGACTATACATGCTCTCAGGAGGGTACAAGTCTGGATCCACAGCGATGGCCTCCACACCCATATTGTtttcctctctttctctctttctatAAATATGGCCGAAGCGCAAGTAAGAAAAGCAAATAATAGGGTACTCGAATTTGAGGAACAAGGAGGGAGAAAAGAACATCAGAGCCCTGGAGAGACTAAGGTTTATGTTAAAAATCCGTGGACCTCTTTGGACTTTTGTACTTTTGTTTCCCGCGAGGGAATTGCTGATTGGCTGGGGAAATAGGAACTTCCACTCTCGAGACTTGCCCAACTTcgtcaaccttggaatttgAAACCTTTGCGTTCGCATTTTCCCCACCCGGAAGAACCAACATCTTCCCGCTGGACCTGCTATTGGCTGGTCAATATTAACGTAATTTAGCCTATGCTTGGGCACCTAGTTGACGGGGGTCTTACTAGTGCTGAGCAAGGGTGCCCACATTAAAATTGATTACGGTGACCCTATCAAAATAGAAATATGGTAGAGTGCGAAGTTGCAAAGTAGCCAAAGGTCAAAGGCCTGGTTTTGTAGGGTTGATGCCTTGGCGTACCTCAATTATAGACCGCCTTCGGCACCGCTCTATACCGTATACTGTACTCTTAAAGCTACTTGttggaagtcatgtgacttcccTGTTTGCTCCTGTAgtgtgagggatggatgatgacatacgtattattaagcagcgtacttatcctacgcaacaattctatagtaataagatcatctttaccacaaccaggttaattccataacacatTGGTAGCATGTCCTGATCAAGCCAGAGGTCCTCTGGTTAGGCATACCATACGGTTACCGAATTTTCCGGTCGCTAAGCCCCTGGGTTACCAGCGGTGGAAGGGTTCAGATCACCTACAAGATCACCTACGCTTCGCATACAACTTACGCCTCCCTCAGCTCACTACCCCACTAGCCCCAATGCAGGGCACACAGCAGGACGTCCCGCAGGGACCTTCGTCCAATATCACCCTGTCGAGGGCTGAACTGCATGAAATCCTTGATGACGCGCTTACTCGAGCTCGTACACGCGAGGTCGACAACGTTCGAGCAATAGTTGACAAAGTCATCACGGCGCGTCGTGACGATATCCGCGGGCCACCGGGTCGAGACGGACAGGATGCACCACATAGCACCGCGCACTGGAAGACGGACGACGTAGGTTACTTCACACCTGACCCTACGTCAGACGTACATGTACGCACTCTTCGGGGAACCACGTACTACGCGAATGTTTATGCCTTCATCAACCAGCTAAAGGCATTGACCCCGTTGAAATCTGAGGAAGTGGTCCGAGCGAACCTACCATCGTGCCTGCGGGAGGCAGCAGCTCGATGGTACAGCGCGGAGCTGTCAGACGAAGAGAGGCAGGATTTAAGTGTCCGCTCTCTGCAGTTGGGCTGGTTCGCCACCCTTGAAAGACGGTTCAAGCCGCGCGCCACAGAGGCGATCGTCAAAGTGATGGCACCGTCATCAGTCTACTCCTGGCGGGACGTACGCGCAGGGCGCAGTGTTACAGAATGGGCCCAAAACATGTTACGAGACGCCCAAGCAGCCGAGATAACAGGTACTACAACAGTGCTCCGCCTAGTGTGGACACGTCTTGAACCAGCACTTCAGCGTGACATACGGGAACCCAGCCCAGCTACCACGATCTCGCAGTTCATGGCAGACTTAGATTTGCGTTATGGACAATGGTATGAGATGTCGCAACGCGCCCGACCGATGCAGCGTCAGACGCAGCCCCAATCAGTTCGTTACCAAGGTCAGCAACGCCAGCCCCAGTATAATCCTCGTAACGCAGGTTACGCCTACGGTCGTGGAGAACAAGCATACCAGCTACCCTTCCGGCCACGGGACACACAAACTGACAATCGCCAGCTTATGTGGAATTCGATTCCTAACGTACAACGTCAATCACAGCAGCGGTTCCCTAGGAATGCTTACCAGCCACCGCCAAATGTTCCTCAAACCCAGGCTCAGCGTACGTCTTACGTAccgcctcagcagcaacagccaCAAGGAGCCTACCAGCCGCGTCAGCAGCAGCCGCAGGGCCAGACCAACCAAGCCGGCCAGCTCGTGCTCTCTGACAAGCCGTGGAATCAAGCCAGTTACTTCAACACAGGCTACGTAGCGCGGCAGCCACGCGCTCGGCCAGCCACAGCATACCAAGCGGAGCCACAGGAAGTTGCTCCTCCCGACGAGAGCTTGCCAGCGTTTTACGACGGCCAGCACTTCTATGACCCCCACAATGACGCGTATTACGTAGATGAGGAATACAACAGCTATGCGGAGTACCCTGAGGAGGATCCTCAAGCGTACTGGCAGGCCCCTCCTTTTCAGGACAACGAGGACAACGAGGACGACCATGACCAACCATGTTACTCCGTGACAGAGGATCTCACACCTACCGCCACCTGCCTACACTGCTCTGCCGCCTTTTTATCCAATAACAAGCTCCATGCGCACCTAAAGGACTGCGCTTCGAGACACACAGCAGCCGCAGATGATGACACCACTGTTGCGTATTACGTATCCCAGCCGGAGGGTACTGAGACGGATGCCCTACCCCCGGACTTGCCAATAATCAGATCAGACCGGGCACGAGCTACTCAGCCGGGTATGGCTTACAAGTCCTGGCGATATGCGTCGACCGTCGTCGGATTGATAGACTAGCACAAGCTGCTTGTCGCATGCCTTGATACCTACCGGATGCGTCATGACCATTATTGACGCGGACCTTGCAAAGTCCCTAGGAATCCCACTGCAAAAGTGTACACCAGTGCCCGTCGCcgggatcggatcccgcCATTTATCGTCCGCATATGTCTCGTTCGATGCCTTCTTCCGCGGCGCGGATAACGCAGCTTGAATCCGCATCGAGGCTCATTTGGTCGAAAACCTAAAAGCGAAGCTCTTGATCGGGATGGACGTCATAGGTCATGAAGGCTTCCGGTTGGACTTTGACGCGAAGACAGTCAAGATCCCGTCATGTATGGGTCTGGAGATTCCGATTTCCACACACGCTAAGCCCCACCACGCGGCCCAGCGGGCAGTCTACGCAGCTGAACACGTCCTCATTCCCCCGCGCTCTATTGTGCGTGTGCCAGCGCGTGTGCAGGCAACGCTGCCCGATGATCGGGATTACGTGTTTGAAGGTCGTCATCGCCAAGCTGCATTTTACTCTCATTTGGTCGAGGCAAACTTTGCCTGGGTCCAAGCTGTCAACGATACTGCCGACCCGATCTCCCTTCGCCGGCGGGATCGCATTGGCACCCTATATGAGGCAGATATGCCTATGGCTTGCGCAGTGGAACCAATAGTTGCGGAGCTCGGCCGTTCTACCACCGAAACGGATTTCGATCCTAACGCTAACCCGCCTAATGAAGGCCAACGTCATGCGCAAGACGACGGTATTCAGCTAAATAACGGAATCACGTTATGGGCCGGTTTACAGCCTTCCCAAGCTCAACAACTGACGGAACTTTTGATGTCATACGATGTCTGGGGCAATCGGCCTACTGTGGTTGACGTTCCCGAGGATCTATGGATGACCATCCCGCTGGTCCCAGGCTGGGAATCTAAACtcccaaaatccaaaatctacTCTGTCGGCCCGAGGGACCGTGCCGTGATCGATGAGACTTTCCAGCCTCTACACAACCAAGGAAAGATGAGCTATACGACTGAGCACACGGCTACAGGTTTCCCAGTCTTTGTCGTCTGGCGCGTGGTCCAGCACCCAGGGCGTGAGCCTGAGCGAAAAGGTCGCGCCGTCGTCGACCTCCGTCCATTAAACAAAGTCGTCCAGCGAGACATTTATCCTATCTCTACAATAGACGACATCGTCCTCCTAACTCAGGGTAAGCAATATATCTCTGTGTAAGACGCAGCGAAATTCTTTTACCAGTGGCGTGTCCGACGTGACCACCGCGATCGTATATGTGTCGTCTCACATAGGGGCCAGGAGATGTTCCATGTGGCCGTTATAGGCTTTTGCAATAGCGTGCCATATGTCCAACGTCAGATGGACTTGCTTCTGAAGGAGTTTGCAGACTTCTGTAGGGCATACCTTGATGACATCGTTGTGGCGTCGGACGCCTTCCACTTCCACATCGAGCACTTGTCTTTGGTCCTGGGTGTTCTCGAGAAGCACTCAGTATCCCTGGAGCCTAAGAAGGCGTATTTCGCCTTTCCCGAGGTCTCGTTGCTAGGCCAGCGGGTAGACGCATTGGGCATGACCACACCCGAAGACAAGATTAAGGCCATCGCCGGCCTGCAGTTCCCACGTACGTTGCGTCAGCTAGAAACGTACCTCGGTATGACTGGCGCATTACGCCAGTACGTCCCGTTCTATGCAAAGAAATCCGAGCCACTACAGATCCGAAAGACCGAGCTCCTACGTGGAAGCCCAGTCAAAGGACGTCCACGTCGAGAGTGGTCTACCCGCACACGGTACGCGCATCCGACGGAGCGTGAGCTCGCCTCCTTCGACGCCATCCAAGCGGTCTTCCAGGATCCCCGATGGCTAGCGCATTGGGACTGGACACGGCGATTGTATTTCGACATCGACGCATCCCAGGAAGGCGGTCATGGAGCTATGGTATTCCATGTGAAGCGTGA
The nucleotide sequence above comes from Penicillium digitatum chromosome 1, complete sequence. Encoded proteins:
- a CDS encoding putative SAM dependent methyltransferase — encoded protein: MGVEAIAVDPDLYPPESMYSPDDWQSETTSIRSSIYRGLMDNGRRYQSLSTKEYCVPSDEQQFETYEAGHLVDLIMDSDRDNPLFRSPVGINQERPLEVLDIGTGKGTWAIDVADMFPNAIVRGVDLFPPPVTWMPPNCIMEVDDVLQEWTWRKKFDLIHMRNMIGSFNSSEWDIVYQHCFEKMAPGGWIEQIEAGPFITSDDESLPADSALSSWGPLIQKCGERAGRSCDIVFTMSESIKNAGFVDVHEKIYKWPIGPWARDHKFKEAGMVNCQHWMFGMEGWCMWLLTKFGDPEPWTKEQVHVYCAKLRSELKNPNYHAYHKARRVWARKPMPGEVPPTAAALNQI
- a CDS encoding reverse transcriptase produces the protein MQGTQQDVPQGPSSNITLSRAELHEILDDALTRARTREVDNVRAIVDKVITARRDDIRGPPGRDGQDAPHSTAHWKTDDVGYFTPDPTSDVHVRTLRGTTYYANVYAFINQLKALTPLKSEEVVRANLPSCLREAAARWYSAELSDEERQDLSVRSLQLGWFATLERRFKPRATEAIVKVMAPSSVYSWRDVRAGRSVTEWAQNMLRDAQAAEITGTTTVLRLVWTRLEPALQRDIREPSPATTISQFMADLDLRYGQWYEMSQRARPMQRQTQPQSVRYQGQQRQPQYNPRNAGYAYGRGEQAYQLPFRPRDTQTDNRQLMWNSIPNVQRQSQQRFPRNAYQPPPNVPQTQAQRTSYVPPQQQQPQGAYQPRQQQPQGQTNQAGQLVLSDKPWNQASYFNTGYVARQPRARPATAYQAEPQEVAPPDESLPAFYDGQHFYDPHNDAYYVDEEYNSYAEYPEEDPQAYWQAPPFQDNEDNEDDHDQPCYSVTEDLTPTATCLHCSAAFLSNNKLHAHLKDCASRHTAAADDDTTVAYYVSQPEGTETDALPPDLPIIRSDRARATQPGMAYKSWRYASTVVGLID
- a CDS encoding reverse transcriptase, whose product is MDVIGHEGFRLDFDAKTVKIPSCMGLEIPISTHAKPHHAAQRAVYAAEHVLIPPRSIVRVPARVQATLPDDRDYVFEGRHRQAAFYSHLVEANFAWVQAVNDTADPISLRRRDRIGTLYEADMPMACAVEPIVAELGRSTTETDFDPNANPPNEGQRHAQDDGIQLNNGITLWAGLQPSQAQQLTELLMSYDVWGNRPTVVDVPEDLWMTIPLVPGWESKLPKSKIYSVGPRDRAVIDETFQPLHNQGKMSYTTEHTATGFPVFVVWRVVQHPGREPERKGRAVVDLRPLNKVVQRDIYPISTIDDIVLLTQGKQYISV